ATGTGATGATAAAATCAGCCGCCTTTTTGGAGCCTTGTTAATGGAGATAAGTGGACGCAAATCATCGCGGCCAAGAGACTATCTTCCTAGTCTTTTTTGGACCGTTATGGTTGCCCTTGGGGGCCTTGGAGTTGTAGGGCTCTATTTCTCAGCCACATGGCACTCCAGATCTCAGGCGCAGTTGAGGGATGATGCTATCACAGATGTTTCGTCTGCATTTCGAAATCTTTCATACGAACAGGCCGAGAAAATAAAAAACGTATTAACCAAATGGGGGGAGCGAGTATCCAGAGAGGAATTTGGCCCCATCTTACTTCGAGATGGAGCGATAGCCTTGCTTATTGCCGTCTTCATAACCGTAACGATAGAGCTCTATGCGGCAAGAAGGCTGAGGATGCAGGTCGCACAAGATGTCTTGTCGGGAGTTTTCAATAAGATTATACCAGAGGAAATTTTTGAGGAAGTCAAGTCTCAGGTTATCCAAGCCACTGCTCTTAGGCGAGACTGGAAAATAAAGATTAGTCTCTCCAAGGATGTTGCCCTTAATAAACCGGGTTATGACTTGTATGTAAGCACAACAATTCTGAGCTTCGGCATAGAAAATCTACTGAGTCAACCTCAGCGATACCCTTTATCATCTGGGCTCTCACTAGACATTACTGGCACCGACTCAGAAGGAAAACAACTTCCGAGATATGAAAAGGTGACAGTTGGATCGGACAATTTTGTAGGGGAGAAGTTAGCAAGTCATCTGAGCCAAGAAGGCGTACGCCTTTCCATGCCTATTGATTTGCCAAGCAGGATAGACGGAATGGTAGAAAGTATGATTGTCATAAAGGAAATAATTAGAGTGCCTGATGCCTTCAATTGGGTAACGCCTATGGTGGCAGATGGTGCAACAATCGATATCGACACGACAGCTACGCCAGACTTAAGCTTCACAATAGAAGCCTACCATCCGAATAAGAAGAAGCTCAAAGAAACTATTGCGGGTCAGAGATGGGTCTTTTCTGAGGGCATGCTGCCATGGCAGGGGTTTGAAGTGGAAGTCAAGAAAAAAGCTTAAATCCCCATTGCGTATAGTGGGGTTCTGTATTACTCTAACAATGGAGGTGGTGATATGCAGACAATGGGTGGTGGCTGGGTAGTCTTTTCCAAAATATAAAGTGCGACTTAGGAGCTGATTTGAATGCAGGGCCAAACCGAAGCTTGGCCCTGCATTTCATTACTATCACCACTCAGAAAATACTTCTTGCCCCTCTCTATTTAGCCAGCAACTCACATAAGCTCCATACTCGGTCCACCACCCCCGCCGCCATCGCAGGCATCACTCTCAAGCTCCCATGAATCCGCACGAAATTATAGTGGGCAAAGTGAAGAGCGAGAGCGTCCTTGAGATTCCGCAGCGACTTTGAGAACGCATTGGTCAGTCGCGTAAACCGCCGCATCTGCATCCGCATCGTGAGGTTCTGGCGCTCCACGTAGGACGTAGACACAAAGCGAGGATCAGGATTCCCATTGATCGTCGTGGATACCGTCTCCGTGACTCGTGGGGGAGAGTACCGGCCAGGGCCGGGGTTCTCCGCTCCGTAGCACTTCACCAATTGCGCATAGTCAACATCGTCACCGAACGTCTCTTCAACGGCAGTCAGGTAGGCTCGAAAGCCATCCGTCGTCATCTGAACCCGGCCATTCCCATTGAGCCGACTCCGTAGCTCTTGCATGAATCGATGAGCGTTCTCGGCGTCCCGCTTCCCCACGGTGAAGGTCGGGACCAATTTGCTCTCCGCGTCTATCGCCACAAAGACGTATTGATCCCCAAGCTCCGGGTTGCTCTGCTCTGCATCTGTGAGCCGTTGCTCCTTCTTTCTGCAAAACGTCCAGATTTCATCGACCTGGAGCAGGTGAGA
The window above is part of the Candidatus Methylomirabilis sp. genome. Proteins encoded here:
- a CDS encoding DDE-type integrase/transposase/recombinase, translated to MNRLKKEKELAIVSALVEGVSIRSIERMTGVHRDTILRLLNRVGERCSRLLDQHMVGFHSHLLQVDEIWTFCRKKEQRLTDAEQSNPELGDQYVFVAIDAESKLVPTFTVGKRDAENAHRFMQELRSRLNGNGRVQMTTDGFRAYLTAVEETFGDDVDYAQLVKCYGAENPGPGRYSPPRVTETVSTTINGNPDPRFVSTSYVERQNLTMRMQMRRFTRLTNAFSKSLRNLKDALALHFAHYNFVRIHGSLRVMPAMAAGVVDRVWSLCELLAK